The following are encoded in a window of Allosphingosinicella indica genomic DNA:
- a CDS encoding threonine aldolase family protein — MRFFSDNAAAVCPEVMAALTEANHVDTAYDGDALSKRLDDAFSDLFETRCRAIWVATGTAANSLALAALCPPHGAIVCHRDAHIQNDECGAPEFYTHGAKLLLADGEGAKLTPETIRALLAGVRDDVHQVQPAALSITNATEYGLVYTPDEVKALGDLCREKELGFHVDGARFANAVARLDCRPADLTWRAGVDALSFGFVKNGGMSAEALIFFDTALADATLYRKKRAGHLLSKGRFLAAQILAMLEDGVWLRNARAANDAAARIGAAAGGDRLVLPVEANEVFLRVTPEEAAALRDQGFDFYDWGPGEARLVASWDQRPEDVSALAAAIAAL; from the coding sequence ATGCGCTTCTTCTCCGACAATGCCGCCGCCGTCTGCCCCGAGGTGATGGCGGCGCTTACCGAAGCCAATCACGTCGACACCGCTTATGACGGCGATGCGCTGAGCAAGCGGCTCGACGACGCTTTCTCCGATCTGTTCGAAACCCGCTGCCGCGCCATCTGGGTGGCGACGGGGACGGCGGCGAACAGCCTGGCGCTGGCGGCCTTGTGCCCGCCTCATGGCGCGATCGTCTGTCACCGCGACGCGCATATCCAGAACGACGAATGCGGTGCGCCCGAATTCTATACCCACGGCGCCAAGCTGCTGCTCGCCGACGGCGAGGGCGCGAAGCTGACGCCGGAGACGATCCGCGCGCTGCTCGCCGGGGTGCGCGACGATGTGCATCAGGTGCAGCCCGCCGCGCTCTCGATCACCAACGCCACCGAATATGGGCTGGTCTACACGCCCGATGAGGTGAAGGCGCTGGGCGATCTGTGCCGCGAGAAAGAGCTCGGATTCCACGTGGACGGCGCGCGCTTCGCCAATGCGGTGGCGCGACTCGATTGCCGCCCAGCCGACCTGACGTGGCGTGCGGGCGTCGATGCGCTGAGCTTCGGCTTCGTCAAGAATGGCGGCATGTCGGCCGAGGCGCTGATATTCTTCGACACCGCGCTTGCCGACGCGACACTCTATCGCAAGAAGCGCGCAGGCCACCTGCTCTCCAAGGGCCGCTTCCTCGCCGCGCAGATCCTGGCGATGCTGGAGGACGGCGTCTGGCTGCGCAACGCCCGCGCCGCCAACGATGCCGCGGCGCGGATCGGGGCGGCAGCCGGCGGAGATCGCCTCGTGCTGCCGGTCGAGGCGAACGAGGTGTTCCTGCGCGTCACGCCGGAAGAAGCAGCCGCGCTCCGCGATCAGGGCTTCGACTTCTACGACTGGGGCCCGGGCGAGGCGCGGCTGGTCGCGAGCTGGGACCAGCGGCCGGAGGACGTTTCCGCGCTCGCCGCCGCCATCGCCGCGCTCTGA